CCCCCCTGCACACCCTGTTGTACGTCGAAGACAACCCAGCCAACTTGGAGTTGGTGGAGCTGATCATTGGCCGGCGCGCCGACCTGCGCTTGCTCGGCGCGGCCGACGCCAGCTTGGGCATCGAGTTCGCCCGCGTCTACCAGCCCGCGGTGATCCTGATGGACATCAACCTGCCCGGTATCAGCGGGATCGAGGCCATGAAAATCTTGCGCGCCGACCCGAGCACGGCGCACATCCCGATCATCGCGCTGAGCGCCAATGCCGTGCCGCGCGACATCCAGCGCGCCCTGGATGCGGGCTTCTTCAACTACCTCACCAAACCGATCAAGGTCAACCAGCTCATGGACGCGCTGGAGGCGGCCTTGGCCTGCTCGCCATCCAGCAGCGGCGACCCGGCCACCCTACAGGAACCCGCATGACCCTCAGCCCACAAGACATGCTCGACGCGCGCATCCTGATCGTGGACGACCAGCCCGCCAACGTGGCGCTGCTCCATGAGCTGCTGCACGGCGTGGGCTACAGCCAGGTGTTCAGCACCATGGACCCCACGGCCGTGGCCGCGCTGCACCGCGAGGCGCCGTTCGACCTGATCCTGCTGGACCTGCAGATGCCCGGCATGGACGGCTTCCAAGTGATGGAGGCGCTGAAGGCGGGCACCGCCGAGGGCGACTACCTCTCGGTGCTGGTGATCACCGCACAGCCGGGCCACAAGCTGCGCGCCCTGCAAGCTGGGGCCAAAGACTTCGTGAGCAAGCCCTTCGACTTGGTCGAGGTGCAGACGCGCATCCGCAACCTGATCGAAGTGCGCCTGCTGCACCGCCAACTGGCGCAACACAACCTGGTCTTGGAGCAACGGGTGCAGCAGCGCACCGCCGAACTGCTCGAGAGCGAAGCGCGCTACCGTGCCCTGACCGAGCTCGCCACCGACTGGCACTGGGAGCAAGACGGCGAGGGCCGTTTCACCCAAGTATCCGGCCCGGTGCTGGAGATGCTGGGACTGCAAGACTCGGTGTTGGCCGACGGTGCGTCACCGACGGCCAGCGCCGGCTGGAACGAGGCCGAGCGCCAAAAGCTGCTGGACCGCATCGCCGCCCGCAGCCCCTTCCTAGACATGGTGCTCAACCAGTCGCTGCCCGACGGCACCACCCGCCAGTACCGCGTGAGCGGCACGCCGGTGTTCGACACCCGCTGCACCCTCACCGGCTACCGGGGTTTCGGCGTCGAGGTGCTCACGCTGCCGAAGGTCTGAGGGGCTGATGGCTTGATCGCGGTGCATACTGCGCCTGCAGACCAAAAAGCCGCACCTTGGCGCCCCGGGCTTGAACCCCCCTATCGAGAGCACAGACACATGGGCATCCCTCCCGACCAAGCGGCCAACCAGTTGCTCGCCTCCATGCCCATGCCCGAATGGCAGCGCATTGGCCCGCTGCTGGAGGTGGTCGATCTGCCGCTGGGCCGGGTGCTGTACGAATCGGGCAGCAAGATGGGGCACGTGTACTTCCCCATCGATGCCATCGTTTCGCTGCTGTACGTAATGGAAAACGGCGCCTCGGCCGAGATCGCGGTGGTGGGCAACGAAGGCCTGGTCGGCATCGCGCTGTTCATGGGCGGTGAAACCACACCCAGCCGCGCCGTGGTTCAAAGCGCTGGCAAGGGCTACCGTCTGCGCGCGGCCGACATCAAGGATGAATTCAACCGCGCCGGCCCGGTGCTGCACCTGCTGCTGCGCTACACCCAGGCGCTCATCACCCAGATGACGCAGACGGCGGCGTGCAACCGCCACCATGCGCTCGACCAGCAGCTCTGCCGCTGGCTGCTGCTGAGCTTGGACCGTCTGAGCGGCAACGAACTGGTGATGACGCACGAGCTCATTGCCAACATGCTGGGCGTGCGCCGCGAAGGCGTGACCGAAGCGGCGCTGAAGCTGCAGCGGCTTGGCATGATCCGCTACGCCCGCGGGCACATCACGGTGCTGGACCGAAAAGCGCTCGAAGGCCGCGTCTGCGAATGCTACGCCGTGGTCAAAAAAGAATACGAGCGCCTGCTGCCACCACGCCCAGCGGCTTGAGCGCGTGATCAGACTACGCGCTGACGCGCCTTGGGGGGCTGGCGCGATGACTCCCTATTGACGTTTACGTAAACGTCAATTAAAGTGCGCGGATCGACAATCGCCTGTCACAACCCACCAGAGCCCAGCAGCCGTGCCGCCCTGCCCGCACGGCCACGCGGCCACACCGGAGACCGCCGCCCATGACCGACCTGCACGCCGATTTCAAAGCCTTGGCCGAGTACCGCCCGCGCCACAAGGTGCGTTTTGTCACCGCCGCCAGCCTGTTCGACGGCCACGACGCGGCCATCAACATCATGCGCCGCCTGCTGCAGAGCATGGGCGCCGAGGTCATCCACCTGGGGCACAACCGCTCGGTCGAGGAGGTGGTGACGGCCGCCCTGCAAGAGGACGTGCAGGGCATCGCCATCAGCTCGTATCAGGGCGGGCATGTGGAGTATTTTCAGTACATGGTCGATCTGCTGCGCCAGCGCGGCGGCGCGCACGTGCAGGTGTTCGGCGGCGGCGGCGGCGTGATCGTGCCGGGTGAAATCCGCACCCTGATGGACTACGGCGTGGCGCGCATCTTCAGCCCCGAAGACGGCCAGCGCATGGGCCTAGCGGGCATGATCGGCGAGATGCTGATGCGCTGCGACCTCGACCTCACGCCCTACGCGCCGCAGACGCCGGCAGCGATCGAGGGCCACAGCGATGCCGCCTGGCGCGCGCTGGCGCAGCTGATCACGGCGCTGGAAAACGGCGCCGCCCCGGCCGCGCTGGTGCAGCAGTTGCACGCGGGCGCCCAAGGCCGCCGGGTGCCGGTGCTGGGCATCACCGGCA
This sequence is a window from Serpentinimonas maccroryi. Protein-coding genes within it:
- a CDS encoding response regulator, translating into MTLSPQDMLDARILIVDDQPANVALLHELLHGVGYSQVFSTMDPTAVAALHREAPFDLILLDLQMPGMDGFQVMEALKAGTAEGDYLSVLVITAQPGHKLRALQAGAKDFVSKPFDLVEVQTRIRNLIEVRLLHRQLAQHNLVLEQRVQQRTAELLESEARYRALTELATDWHWEQDGEGRFTQVSGPVLEMLGLQDSVLADGASPTASAGWNEAERQKLLDRIAARSPFLDMVLNQSLPDGTTRQYRVSGTPVFDTRCTLTGYRGFGVEVLTLPKV
- a CDS encoding Crp/Fnr family transcriptional regulator, giving the protein MGIPPDQAANQLLASMPMPEWQRIGPLLEVVDLPLGRVLYESGSKMGHVYFPIDAIVSLLYVMENGASAEIAVVGNEGLVGIALFMGGETTPSRAVVQSAGKGYRLRAADIKDEFNRAGPVLHLLLRYTQALITQMTQTAACNRHHALDQQLCRWLLLSLDRLSGNELVMTHELIANMLGVRREGVTEAALKLQRLGMIRYARGHITVLDRKALEGRVCECYAVVKKEYERLLPPRPAA